The following are from one region of the Eubacterium sp. MSJ-33 genome:
- a CDS encoding efflux RND transporter permease subunit, translating to MIRFGKWVVKHRSLILIIGILLLIPSAFGYFHTRVNYDILNYLPDEIDTMKGQEIMVDEFGTGAFSMCVVEGMSDKDISKMRKEMCKVDGVKDVLWYDSFLDLSVPVEMLPDSIKDVFINKDADSTILFVLYPNSISADETMDAIENLRKVMNKQCYLSGMSAVVTDTKNLSNKETPIYVLIAVILSTIVLALAMDSAIIPVFFLLSIGMAIVYNLGTNVFKGEISYVTQALAAVLQLGVTMDYSIFLWHSYEEKQQVYPGEKGRAMAHAISNTISSVVGSSITTVAGFIALCFMSFTLGMDLGVVMAKGVVFGVICCVTVLPSMILIFDNAIEKTKHKVILPDLSGISKWVTQHFYIFLILFFVLIGPAVYGYTHNTVYYDLAGTLPESLESITANNKLEEQYHMGATHMVLLDANTSTKDVVKMTKEMEKVDGVKAVLGLDSIVGSTIPKDMLPDQIREVFESGKYKMLLIMSEYKVASDEVNEQCDTLKQMVKDCDENGMLIGEAPCTKDLIEITDEDFKMVSAVSIGVIFVIIAFVFKSISLPIILVAVIEFAIFINMGIPTYTKTAIPFIASIVIGTIQLGATVDYAILMTNKYKRARHNGLAKKEAVIEGMKGSVQSIIVSALSFFAATFGVGMYSNIDMISSLCTLMARGALISMVVVILLLPTMFMIFDKVIIHTSAGFINKEKQAEQ from the coding sequence GTGATTCGATTTGGAAAGTGGGTAGTAAAACACAGAAGTCTGATTCTGATAATCGGTATTCTCTTGCTGATTCCGTCAGCCTTCGGATATTTTCATACCCGTGTAAACTACGATATTTTGAACTATCTCCCGGACGAGATTGATACTATGAAAGGCCAGGAGATTATGGTGGACGAATTTGGAACCGGTGCATTTTCCATGTGTGTCGTCGAAGGAATGTCCGACAAAGACATCTCCAAGATGCGGAAGGAAATGTGCAAAGTAGACGGGGTAAAGGATGTATTATGGTATGATTCCTTCCTTGATCTGTCAGTACCGGTGGAGATGCTTCCGGACAGCATCAAGGATGTGTTCATCAACAAGGATGCGGATTCCACAATCCTGTTTGTCCTGTATCCGAATTCCATCTCGGCCGATGAGACGATGGATGCCATCGAGAACTTACGTAAGGTTATGAATAAGCAGTGTTACCTCTCCGGTATGTCTGCGGTCGTAACAGATACGAAGAATCTGTCGAATAAGGAGACACCAATCTATGTACTGATCGCGGTCATCCTTTCAACGATTGTTCTTGCACTTGCAATGGACTCGGCGATCATCCCTGTATTCTTCCTGCTTAGTATCGGTATGGCGATCGTATATAACTTAGGTACCAACGTGTTCAAGGGAGAAATCTCCTATGTCACACAGGCGTTGGCAGCAGTCTTGCAGCTCGGTGTTACGATGGATTACTCCATCTTCCTGTGGCACAGCTACGAAGAGAAACAGCAGGTATATCCGGGTGAGAAGGGGCGTGCGATGGCACATGCAATCTCAAACACGATATCTTCGGTTGTCGGCAGTTCCATCACAACGGTGGCAGGATTCATCGCTCTGTGCTTCATGAGCTTCACACTTGGTATGGACTTAGGTGTTGTTATGGCAAAAGGTGTTGTGTTTGGCGTAATCTGTTGTGTAACGGTTCTTCCATCTATGATTTTGATATTTGACAATGCAATCGAGAAGACAAAACATAAGGTTATCCTTCCGGATCTGTCCGGTATTTCAAAATGGGTAACACAGCATTTTTACATATTCCTGATTTTGTTCTTCGTGCTGATCGGACCTGCTGTTTACGGTTACACACACAACACCGTATATTATGACCTGGCAGGTACACTTCCGGAGAGTCTGGAGAGTATCACGGCGAACAACAAACTGGAAGAGCAGTATCACATGGGTGCAACCCACATGGTGCTTCTGGATGCGAACACATCGACAAAGGATGTTGTAAAGATGACAAAGGAAATGGAGAAGGTAGATGGCGTTAAGGCAGTGCTTGGTCTTGACAGCATCGTCGGCTCTACGATTCCGAAGGATATGCTTCCGGATCAGATCCGCGAAGTGTTCGAGAGTGGAAAATACAAGATGCTTTTGATCATGTCGGAATACAAGGTGGCTTCGGATGAAGTAAATGAGCAGTGCGATACCTTGAAGCAGATGGTCAAGGATTGTGATGAAAATGGTATGCTGATCGGTGAAGCACCATGTACGAAGGATCTGATTGAGATCACAGACGAGGATTTCAAGATGGTAAGTGCCGTATCCATCGGTGTTATCTTCGTAATTATTGCATTTGTATTTAAGTCGATATCACTTCCAATCATTCTGGTCGCTGTTATCGAGTTCGCAATCTTCATCAACATGGGTATTCCTACCTACACGAAGACGGCGATTCCGTTTATCGCTTCTATCGTAATCGGTACGATCCAGCTTGGTGCGACGGTCGATTATGCGATCCTGATGACGAACAAATATAAGCGTGCAAGACATAACGGCCTTGCAAAGAAAGAAGCGGTCATCGAAGGAATGAAGGGCTCTGTACAGTCCATCATTGTTAGTGCACTCAGCTTCTTCGCCGCAACATTCGGTGTTGGTATGTATTCAAACATTGATATGATCAGCTCCCTGTGTACACTGATGGCACGTGGCGCATTGATCAGTATGGTAGTTGTTATTCTCTTACTTCCAACCATGTTCATGATCTTTGATAAGGTGATCATTCATACAAGTGCTGGATTTATCAATAAGGAAAAGCAGGCAGAGCAGTAA
- a CDS encoding TetR/AcrR family transcriptional regulator C-terminal domain-containing protein has translation MQSKGKRETTDELLARSFKELLCKLPMEKITIKDITDKAGVIRPTFYNHFSDKYALLEYIVRHDLLTPIKPLLVNDMIQEGLTLLFSNIQNDRSFYERAVCIEGQNSFESIARSEVSKLLLDIIDQKKQGKNHKYPWLDRQIIAEYYANSMCYVAIAWIKRDYMIAPKDLSEIYKYLTKSSMMDVLNELV, from the coding sequence ATGCAGTCAAAAGGGAAAAGAGAAACAACGGACGAACTGCTTGCAAGAAGTTTTAAGGAGCTGCTGTGCAAACTGCCGATGGAGAAAATTACGATTAAGGATATCACGGATAAGGCGGGCGTGATCCGGCCAACATTCTATAATCATTTTTCGGATAAATACGCACTTTTGGAGTATATTGTCCGGCACGATCTGCTCACACCGATCAAGCCGCTTTTGGTGAATGATATGATACAGGAAGGACTGACATTGTTGTTCTCCAATATACAGAATGACCGAAGCTTTTACGAGCGCGCGGTGTGCATAGAGGGACAGAATTCGTTTGAAAGCATTGCGCGAAGCGAGGTTTCAAAGCTTCTGCTAGATATCATAGATCAGAAGAAACAGGGCAAGAATCACAAATACCCATGGCTTGACCGTCAGATTATCGCTGAATACTATGCAAACTCCATGTGCTATGTGGCAATTGCGTGGATCAAACGGGATTATATGATCGCTCCAAAGGATTTGTCGGAGATTTATAAATATTTGACGAAATCTTCCATGATGGATGTATTGAATGAACTTGTTTAA
- the cls gene encoding cardiolipin synthase has protein sequence MQETEKTIEQKTEQTAVQKPIHGEEHEHGHDKLRYGRQNKSKSIYITKIAIVVFTLILQIFFWVFLYGIAKNYMIYWKTLALLLSATVVLYIVNKPENPAYKLTWILLMMVTPILGGVLYIAIAGNRTRMKFIRDAQKNHLDTFQYMPSDKSRQREIRKLSQSASVQSTYISKTAGYPVYKNTVVKYFPLGEDNFAKLVEELNNAKHFIFMEYFIIKQGEMWDTILEIMERKAKEGVDVRLIYDDFGCSMWIPSRFIKDMKEKGIRVAAFNPIGPFFNLRQNNRDHRKITVIDGYVGFTGGINLADEYINKKSRFGHWKDTGIMLKGEAVWNLTLMFLQTWLMLTGEKDDYSSYSPEKHQDIAFFSDGYIQPYGDTPVDNEIVGENIYLNMINKAKHYVYITTPYLIIDNEMVTALTLAAKSGIDVRIITPGIPDKKLVYLVTQSYYYQLIEAGVRIFQYTPGFIHAKTVVVDDKVATVGTINFDYRSLYLHFECGVWMFNSSVIYEIKEDYMLTLAKCDEVTLEEIRKTSKTKLFGQSLLRLVAPLL, from the coding sequence TTGCAGGAGACAGAAAAGACAATTGAACAGAAAACAGAGCAGACGGCTGTTCAGAAACCAATACATGGTGAAGAACATGAACATGGGCACGACAAGTTGCGGTATGGAAGGCAGAACAAATCGAAGTCTATCTATATCACGAAGATTGCCATTGTTGTATTTACGTTGATCCTGCAGATTTTTTTCTGGGTATTTCTGTATGGAATTGCCAAGAATTATATGATCTACTGGAAGACGCTTGCACTGCTGCTTTCGGCAACGGTTGTGCTGTATATCGTCAATAAACCGGAGAATCCTGCATATAAACTGACATGGATTTTACTTATGATGGTAACACCGATCCTGGGTGGTGTGTTGTATATCGCAATTGCCGGTAACCGAACCCGTATGAAGTTTATCCGGGATGCACAGAAGAATCATCTCGATACATTTCAGTATATGCCAAGTGATAAGAGCAGACAGCGGGAAATACGGAAGCTGAGCCAGAGTGCAAGCGTGCAGTCAACGTATATTTCGAAAACCGCCGGTTATCCGGTCTATAAGAATACAGTTGTGAAATATTTTCCGCTTGGCGAGGATAATTTTGCTAAGCTTGTGGAAGAATTAAACAATGCAAAACATTTTATATTTATGGAGTATTTCATCATCAAACAGGGTGAGATGTGGGATACGATCTTAGAGATTATGGAGCGAAAGGCAAAAGAGGGCGTGGATGTTCGCTTGATCTATGATGATTTTGGCTGCTCTATGTGGATTCCGTCCCGGTTCATCAAAGATATGAAGGAGAAAGGAATCAGGGTTGCGGCATTTAACCCGATCGGACCATTCTTCAACCTGCGGCAGAACAACCGTGACCACCGTAAAATCACAGTCATTGATGGTTATGTTGGATTTACCGGTGGCATTAATCTGGCAGATGAGTATATCAACAAGAAATCGCGGTTTGGACATTGGAAGGACACCGGTATCATGCTGAAGGGCGAAGCAGTCTGGAACCTGACACTGATGTTTTTACAGACATGGTTGATGCTGACCGGAGAGAAGGATGATTACTCATCGTATTCACCGGAGAAACATCAGGATATCGCGTTTTTCTCAGACGGCTATATACAGCCGTATGGTGATACGCCTGTGGACAATGAGATCGTCGGTGAGAATATCTATCTGAATATGATTAACAAGGCAAAGCATTATGTGTATATTACAACGCCATATCTGATTATCGACAATGAGATGGTAACAGCGTTGACACTTGCGGCAAAAAGCGGGATAGACGTTCGCATCATTACACCGGGAATCCCGGATAAGAAACTTGTTTATCTGGTAACCCAGTCGTATTATTATCAGCTGATTGAGGCTGGTGTGCGGATTTTCCAGTATACACCTGGGTTTATCCATGCAAAAACAGTCGTAGTGGACGACAAGGTGGCAACGGTCGGAACGATTAATTTTGACTATCGGAGCCTGTATCTGCATTTTGAATGCGGCGTCTGGATGTTCAACAGCAGTGTCATTTATGAAATTAAGGAAGATTATATGCTGACACTTGCAAAGTGTGATGAAGTGACGTTGGAGGAGATCCGGAAGACAAGTAAAACGAAGCTATTCGGACAGAGCCTGCTGCGATTGGTGGCGCCACTTCTGTAG
- a CDS encoding class I SAM-dependent methyltransferase — MWVADQWKEYEIIDCSRGEKLERWGDYILLRPDPQVLWDLPRMNPAWKKLNGHYHRSNKGGGEWEFFDLPKQWSINYKDLTFHLKPFTFKHTGLFPEQAVNWDWFGEKIRNANREIKVLNLFAYTGGATLAAAKAGAKVTHVDASKGMVTWGKENAVASGLEDAPIRWLVDDCVKFVEREIRRGNHYDGIIMDPPSYGRGPKGEIWKLEEKIHPFIALASQLLSDDPLFFLVNSYTTGLAPAVLTYMISAEVGKKFGGHVESQEIGLPVKETGLILPCGASGRWSVE; from the coding sequence ATGTGGGTAGCCGATCAGTGGAAAGAATATGAGATTATAGATTGTTCAAGAGGAGAAAAACTGGAGCGATGGGGAGATTATATTTTACTTCGTCCGGACCCGCAGGTGTTGTGGGATCTTCCGCGGATGAATCCGGCATGGAAGAAGCTGAATGGACATTATCACCGTAGCAACAAGGGTGGTGGTGAATGGGAGTTTTTTGATCTGCCGAAGCAGTGGAGTATCAATTACAAGGATCTGACATTTCATTTGAAACCGTTTACATTTAAACATACAGGACTGTTTCCGGAACAGGCGGTGAACTGGGACTGGTTTGGTGAGAAGATACGGAATGCAAATCGAGAGATCAAGGTGCTGAATCTGTTTGCTTATACGGGTGGAGCCACGTTGGCGGCGGCTAAGGCAGGTGCCAAGGTTACACATGTTGACGCATCGAAGGGCATGGTGACATGGGGCAAGGAAAATGCTGTGGCATCGGGACTTGAGGATGCACCAATCCGCTGGCTGGTCGATGATTGTGTGAAGTTCGTGGAGCGGGAAATTCGTCGTGGCAATCATTATGATGGCATCATTATGGATCCGCCATCGTATGGCAGAGGACCAAAGGGCGAAATCTGGAAGCTGGAGGAGAAGATTCATCCGTTTATTGCACTGGCAAGTCAGCTTTTGTCGGATGATCCATTGTTTTTTCTGGTGAATTCGTATACAACCGGATTGGCTCCGGCGGTGCTTACATATATGATTTCTGCTGAGGTAGGAAAGAAATTTGGAGGACATGTGGAGTCACAGGAAATTGGCCTTCCGGTGAAAGAAACAGGGCTGATACTTCCTTGTGGCGCATCAGGGCGATGGAGCGTGGAGTAG
- a CDS encoding citrate/2-methylcitrate synthase: MSDLKFDQILDEYVRFCNDSGKIDLNLYEEYNVKRGLRDSNGRGVLTGLTEVSDVMGFSVVDGHRVPIPGELYFQGYEVQQLVQGFRNSQYGFEETTYLLLFGDLPSQEQLDCFKEVLGELRQLPESFNRDVIMKAPSRDMMNVLQKCVLTLYTYDPDPNNLDIKNVLMQCLQLIAQFPVMAAYGYQAYRHYYLDKSLVIHRPKKELSTAENILRLLRTDGKYTALEAKVLDVCLVIHAEHGGGNNSTFTTHVLTSTGTDTYSTVAASLGSLKGPKHGGANIKVQQMFDDMKMHVKDWENEDEISEYLQGLLDKKGFDHSGLIYGMGHAVYSESDPRAVILKKYAKKLSEEKGLQDEFALYDRVERIAAELISEHRRTFKTVCANVDFYSGFVYTMLKLPIEIFTPIFAISRISGWSAHRIEELVNKGKIIRPAYKFVGHHKEYIPIEKRDW, translated from the coding sequence ATGTCAGATTTGAAATTTGACCAGATACTAGATGAATATGTACGTTTTTGTAATGACTCCGGTAAGATTGACTTAAATCTCTACGAAGAGTACAACGTAAAGCGGGGACTTCGAGACTCCAACGGACGAGGCGTACTGACCGGACTTACAGAGGTGTCCGACGTTATGGGATTTAGCGTTGTGGATGGACATCGTGTACCAATTCCTGGAGAACTTTATTTTCAGGGATATGAAGTTCAGCAGCTTGTGCAGGGCTTCCGTAACAGTCAGTATGGTTTTGAAGAAACGACATATCTGCTTTTGTTCGGTGATCTTCCAAGTCAGGAACAACTTGACTGCTTCAAGGAAGTACTTGGTGAGCTTCGCCAGTTGCCGGAGAGCTTTAACCGTGATGTTATCATGAAGGCACCGAGCCGCGATATGATGAATGTCCTGCAGAAATGTGTTCTTACTTTGTATACTTACGATCCGGATCCAAACAATCTGGATATCAAAAATGTATTGATGCAATGTCTGCAGCTGATTGCCCAGTTCCCGGTTATGGCGGCGTATGGTTATCAGGCATACAGACATTATTATCTCGATAAGAGCTTGGTTATCCACAGACCGAAGAAAGAGCTTTCAACTGCGGAGAATATCTTGCGTCTGCTTCGTACCGATGGAAAATACACGGCGTTAGAAGCAAAGGTTCTGGATGTTTGTCTGGTTATCCATGCGGAACATGGCGGAGGTAACAACTCAACCTTTACGACACATGTATTGACATCGACAGGAACGGATACGTATTCAACTGTCGCTGCCTCTCTTGGTTCTCTGAAAGGACCGAAGCATGGTGGTGCGAATATCAAGGTACAGCAGATGTTTGATGATATGAAGATGCATGTCAAGGATTGGGAGAATGAAGATGAAATCTCTGAATATCTACAGGGCTTGCTTGATAAGAAGGGATTCGATCATTCCGGCCTGATCTACGGTATGGGACACGCGGTTTACAGTGAGTCTGATCCAAGAGCCGTAATTTTGAAGAAATACGCAAAGAAGCTTTCTGAGGAAAAGGGCTTGCAGGACGAATTTGCATTGTATGACAGAGTTGAGCGTATCGCAGCGGAGTTGATTAGCGAGCATCGTCGGACATTTAAGACGGTTTGCGCGAATGTCGATTTCTACAGTGGATTCGTTTATACGATGTTGAAGCTTCCAATCGAGATCTTCACGCCAATCTTTGCAATCTCTCGTATCTCCGGCTGGTCTGCACACCGGATTGAAGAGTTGGTAAATAAGGGCAAGATTATCCGTCCGGCGTACAAATTCGTTGGTCATCACAAAGAATATATTCCAATCGAGAAACGTGATTGGTAA
- a CDS encoding serine/threonine protein kinase: protein MQNRYDKCPNCMQALGQGEDTCPYCGFDVNGYEEKTNCLRPFTVLQGKYMIGRVIGMGGFGITYIGWDLNLQTYIAIKEYFPESFAHRDTMATTTVTTNENKQEIYDKGLKRYVEEARNLSKFYQLQGIVSVKDFFYENGTGYIVMEYINGVDLKHYLKGMGGTLDEATVLALMKPVFESLYEVHKNGLVHRDISPDNIMVDNEGKIKLIDFGSVRGQSAETDKTYTVILKHGYAPPEQYYAKGKQGPWTDIYSLCATMYKMLTGEVPPNGVERMEDDTYVNPSSKGITVSERTEAVLRKGLAVKATERYQNIGELLSDLYGSGPIASVSAVPQANPYAAPGNNSTSVSMQSMHLTPGQNNAESSNNKKKIGLIAGVTAAVVALIIGLVLILGGGKKKENDKTTTEAPADTTEAASATDVTTEGTTEATTEANATGSYEYIWPTALSDTWRDYTASIDGTLYQFPLPYSEWKSKGWQTDSSVVKVAAGDWDYLTCYTDRAELTVVVANPGMNEADINSCFVVGFSFNARIDDHKDDFSIELSNGIKLFTSTENDIKTAFGAPESRYEGTHSIDDSQYVAIDYAGDEVKDGMDLEVSDEMNLYSISIANSNLPDIGTNVGDISVDAPAINDKYVAPDGPSADRFDSIITIGDKNYVLPVTFSEFAADGWTLDSSVSAYIGGKGSESTYMEKDGEKIGITLNNYTGNAILPEHAYISRIDVDMNYYTGNAVFPGGISMTDDGNKIESVYGDLGEDDFSKDEYSSFISYYAYKYEDTQYISISAYADPSTGKITDYSYSTSKEIE from the coding sequence ATGCAGAATAGATACGACAAATGTCCGAATTGTATGCAGGCCCTTGGACAGGGGGAAGATACATGTCCGTACTGCGGATTTGACGTGAACGGATATGAAGAAAAGACAAATTGTTTGCGACCATTTACAGTATTGCAAGGGAAATACATGATTGGCCGTGTAATCGGTATGGGTGGTTTTGGAATCACTTATATCGGCTGGGATCTGAATCTTCAGACATATATTGCCATTAAGGAATATTTCCCGGAGAGCTTTGCGCATCGTGATACAATGGCGACAACGACGGTCACGACGAATGAGAACAAGCAGGAAATCTACGACAAAGGTTTGAAACGCTATGTGGAAGAAGCGAGAAATCTTTCGAAGTTCTATCAGCTGCAGGGCATTGTTTCAGTGAAGGATTTCTTCTATGAGAATGGTACCGGCTATATTGTTATGGAATATATCAATGGTGTGGATCTTAAACATTATCTAAAGGGTATGGGTGGCACATTGGATGAAGCAACGGTGCTTGCTCTGATGAAACCGGTTTTCGAGTCCTTATATGAGGTACATAAAAATGGTCTTGTTCACCGGGATATCAGCCCGGACAATATCATGGTAGATAATGAGGGAAAGATCAAGCTGATTGATTTTGGTTCGGTGCGCGGACAGTCCGCGGAAACCGATAAAACATATACAGTTATATTGAAGCATGGATATGCACCACCGGAGCAGTATTATGCGAAGGGAAAGCAGGGCCCTTGGACAGATATCTACAGTTTGTGTGCGACCATGTATAAGATGCTTACCGGTGAGGTTCCGCCGAACGGCGTAGAACGTATGGAAGATGATACCTATGTGAATCCTTCTTCAAAAGGAATCACAGTTTCCGAGCGGACGGAAGCTGTTCTCCGCAAAGGACTGGCGGTAAAGGCAACCGAGCGATATCAGAATATCGGAGAATTGTTGTCGGATTTATATGGAAGTGGACCGATTGCCAGTGTGAGTGCTGTCCCACAGGCAAATCCATATGCCGCGCCCGGGAATAATTCAACATCCGTGTCTATGCAGTCGATGCATCTGACACCGGGACAGAATAATGCAGAGTCATCGAACAATAAAAAGAAAATTGGCTTGATTGCCGGCGTTACGGCAGCGGTTGTGGCATTGATCATTGGATTGGTTCTGATCTTAGGCGGCGGAAAGAAAAAAGAAAATGATAAAACAACGACAGAAGCACCGGCCGATACAACGGAAGCCGCCAGTGCAACCGACGTAACGACAGAGGGTACAACGGAAGCAACGACAGAAGCGAATGCGACAGGTTCGTATGAATATATCTGGCCGACCGCGTTATCTGATACATGGCGTGATTACACGGCAAGTATTGACGGTACGCTTTACCAGTTCCCGCTGCCGTATTCTGAGTGGAAATCAAAGGGATGGCAGACAGACAGTTCTGTTGTCAAGGTAGCAGCAGGTGATTGGGATTACCTGACCTGTTATACAGACCGTGCAGAATTAACGGTGGTTGTAGCGAACCCGGGAATGAATGAGGCAGACATAAACAGTTGCTTTGTTGTCGGATTCTCATTTAATGCAAGAATTGACGACCATAAGGATGATTTTTCCATCGAACTGTCAAATGGAATCAAATTGTTCACTTCCACGGAGAATGATATTAAGACGGCATTCGGTGCTCCGGAGAGTCGATATGAGGGAACACATTCCATTGATGATAGCCAGTATGTTGCGATTGATTATGCCGGAGATGAAGTCAAAGATGGTATGGATTTAGAAGTGTCAGATGAAATGAACCTGTATTCCATAAGCATTGCGAATTCAAATCTGCCGGATATTGGGACAAATGTAGGGGATATCAGTGTTGATGCTCCGGCAATCAATGATAAGTATGTGGCACCGGATGGGCCAAGCGCAGATCGGTTTGACAGTATTATTACAATCGGTGATAAAAACTATGTGCTTCCGGTTACATTTTCTGAGTTTGCCGCAGACGGCTGGACACTGGATTCTTCCGTATCAGCTTACATCGGTGGAAAAGGCAGTGAGAGTACCTATATGGAGAAGGACGGAGAAAAGATAGGAATCACGTTGAATAATTATACGGGTAATGCTATTTTGCCAGAGCATGCATATATTTCAAGAATTGATGTAGATATGAATTATTATACAGGAAATGCTGTATTCCCGGGCGGAATTTCCATGACTGATGATGGAAACAAGATTGAATCTGTTTATGGGGATTTGGGCGAAGATGATTTCTCAAAAGATGAATATTCATCGTTCATTTCATATTATGCATATAAGTACGAAGATACTCAATATATCAGCATAAGTGCTTATGCGGACCCGAGTACGGGAAAGATAACTGACTACAGTTATTCTACAAGCAAAGAGATCGAATAA
- a CDS encoding metallophosphoesterase family protein, which yields MKILLLADEESRYYWDYFEKSKLEGIDLIISCGDLAPQFLSFIATFAKVPILYVHGNHDSCYDETPPDGCICIDDDVYVYNGIRIAGLGGSMCYNFGNYQFTENEMKKRVRKLRKKIKKAGGLDILITHSPAFELNDSTDLPHTGFQAFYQILDEYEPMLFAHGHVHINYGRDFKRICEYKNTKVVNAFEKYLIEI from the coding sequence ATGAAGATTTTGTTACTCGCAGACGAAGAGTCCAGATATTATTGGGATTATTTTGAGAAAAGTAAATTAGAGGGAATTGATCTGATTATTTCCTGCGGAGATCTGGCTCCACAGTTCCTGTCTTTTATAGCGACATTTGCGAAAGTGCCGATTCTGTATGTGCATGGGAACCATGATTCCTGTTATGATGAAACACCGCCGGATGGATGTATCTGTATCGACGATGATGTATATGTGTACAATGGTATCCGGATTGCGGGACTTGGCGGAAGCATGTGTTATAATTTCGGGAACTATCAGTTTACTGAGAATGAGATGAAGAAACGTGTGCGCAAACTTCGAAAGAAGATTAAGAAGGCAGGGGGACTTGATATTCTGATTACACATTCTCCGGCATTTGAGTTAAACGACAGTACTGATTTGCCACATACCGGATTTCAGGCATTCTATCAGATTCTAGATGAGTATGAGCCGATGCTGTTTGCACATGGACACGTGCATATTAATTATGGAAGAGATTTTAAACGGATTTGTGAGTATAAGAACACCAAGGTTGTGAATGCATTTGAGAAATATCTGATTGAAATCTGA